A single genomic interval of Kosmotoga arenicorallina S304 harbors:
- a CDS encoding PadR family transcriptional regulator has protein sequence MDKQMKKGVLDLCVLSVLSEEDCYGYQLVEKISDAIKISEGTIYPLLKRLLKEGLLTSYIKESTEGPARKYYRLTPEGVAKCKKLRKDWFEFYNGVNKLLGRGNENEQC, from the coding sequence ATGGACAAACAGATGAAAAAAGGCGTTCTTGATTTGTGCGTCCTTAGCGTCCTTTCAGAAGAAGATTGCTACGGATATCAGTTAGTAGAGAAAATTTCTGATGCGATTAAGATTTCTGAAGGGACAATTTACCCTCTCCTTAAGCGGTTGCTAAAAGAGGGATTGCTAACATCATATATAAAAGAATCCACCGAAGGACCCGCTAGAAAATATTACCGGTTAACTCCTGAGGGTGTAGCCAAGTGCAAAAAGCTTAGAAAAGACTGGTTTGAATTCTACAATGGGGTAAACAAACTCCTTGGCAGGGGGAATGAAAATGAACAGTGTTGA